A stretch of the Solanum dulcamara chromosome 6, daSolDulc1.2, whole genome shotgun sequence genome encodes the following:
- the LOC129891146 gene encoding syntaxin-51-like: protein MASSGDSWIREYNEGLKLADDITNMISERSSLPASGPEAQRHSSAIRRKITILGTRLDNLQSILSKLPEKQPLTEKEMNRRKDMLTNLKSKVSQMASTLNMSNFANRDSLLGPEIKPADATSRATGLDNYGVVGLQRQIMKEQDEGLESLEETVMSTKHIALAVNEELGLQTRLIDSLDEHVDVTDSRLQRVQRKLGILNKRTKGGCSCMCLLLSVLGIVILVVAIYMLIKYL, encoded by the exons ATGGCTTCTTCTGGAGACTCATGGATCCGGGAGTATAACGAAGGACTGAAACTCGCAGATGACATCACTAACATGATATCTGAAAGGAGTTCATTGCCTGCTTCGGGCCCAGAAGCGCAGCGTCATTCATCCGCTATAAGGAGGAAGATCACAATATTAGGAACTAGACTTGATAACTTACAGTCTATCCTGTCAAAGCTTCCTGAAAAGCAGCCTTT GACAGAGAAAGAGATGAACCGTCGCAAGGATATGCTTACAAATTTGAAATCGAAAGTATCTCAAATGGCTTCCACATTGAACATGTCAAACTTCGCGAATAGGGACAGTTTGCTTGGACCAGAAATAAAACCTGCAGATGCTACGAGCAGAGCAACAGGTCTTGACAATTATGGCGTTGTCGGTCTTCAACGGCAAATTATGAAAG AGCAAGATGAGGGCCTTGAGAGTTTGGAGGAGACAGTGATGAGCACTAAACATATAGCACTGGCAGTTAACGAAGAACTTGGTTTGCAAACAAGACTTATT GATAGCCTGGACGAACATGTTGATGTTACAGACTCAAGACTTCAG CGGGTGCAGAGAAAGCTTGGAATTTTGAACAAACGCACAAAGGGTGGTTGCTCTTGTATGTGCCTGCTTCTATCAGTGCTTGGGATTGTCATTCTTGTTGTGGCAATATATATGTTGATTAAGTATCTGTAA
- the LOC129891768 gene encoding serine/threonine-protein phosphatase PP-X isozyme 2, producing the protein MSDLDRQIEQLKRCEPLKESEVKALCLKAMEILVEESNVQRVDAPVTICGDIHGQFYDMKELFKVGGDCPKTNYLFLGDFVDRGFYSVETFLLLLALKVRYPDRITLIRGNHESRQITQVYGFYDECLRKYGSVNVWRYCTDIFDYLSLSALIENKIFSVHGGLSPTISTLDQIRTIDRKQEVPHEGAMCDLLWSDPEDIVDGWGLSPRGAGFLFGGSVVTSFNHTNNIDYICRAHQLVMEGYKWMFNNQIVTVWSAPNYCYRCGNVAAILELDENLNKQFRVFEAAPQESRGAPAKKPPPDYFL; encoded by the exons ATGTCAGACCTAGACAGGCAAATTGAGCAGCTCAAGAGATGCGAGCCGCTAAAGGAATCTGAAGTTAAGGCTCTTTGTCTTAAGGCTATGGAAATCCTTGTTGAAGAAAGCAATGTGCAGAGAGTCGACGCACCTGTCACT ATATGTGGTGATATCCATGGGCAATTTTATGACATGAAAGAGCTATTCAAAGTGGGAGGGGATTGTCCCAAGACAAATTACTTGTTTCTCGGAGATTTTGTTGATAGAGGATTTTACTCCGTCGAGACATTTCTTCTTCTACTAGCTCTTAAG GTGAGATACCCAGATCGGATCACTCTTATCAGAGGTAACCATGAGAGCCGCCAGATCACACAG GTATATGGATTCTATGATGAGTGCCTACGGAAGTACGGTTCAGTAAATGTTTGGAGATATTGCACAGATATATTTGACTATTTAAG CTTATCTGCTCTTATCGAGAATAAGATATTCTCTGTTCATGGTGGTCTCTCTCCAACAATATCTACATTAGACCAG ATTCGAACTATTGATCGGAAGCAAGAAGTTCCTCACGAGGGTGCCATGTGTGACCTACTATGGTCAGATCCAGAGGACATTGTTGATGGATGGGGATTGAGTCCTCGTGGTGCAGGTTTCCTTTTTGGTGGCAGTGTCGTTACTTCATTTAACCATACAAATAACATAGACTACATATGCCGTGCACATCAGTTAGTAATGGAAGGATATAAATGGATGTTCAATAATCAGATAGTTACAGTCTGGTCTGCTCCGAACTACTGTTACAG ATGTGGAAATGTTGCAGCAATTCTTGAGCTAGACGAGAATCTTAATAAGCAGTTCCGTGTGTTTGAAGCCGCTCCTCAG GAATCAAGAGGAGCACCTGCTAAAAAGCCTCCACCAGATTACTTCCTGTAG